TCGACATCCTCGTCGTCCTCGTCGTCGCCACCCTCGTCGGTGGACTGGGGATCTACGCCGTGGTTCGCCTCCTCGTCGACGACGCGATCGAGCCGATCGACGGACTGGTGCTCGCGCTGGTCGGTGCGGCCGCCTGGGGTGCGGTAAGTCTGTTCCTCGCGTCCACCCCGGTCCTCGGCCCGGTACTGGCGCTCCTCGTCTGGGTCGTGCTCGTCGAGGTTCGGTACCCGTGCGGCTGGCCGGCCGCGAGCGCGCTCGGGTTCGTGGTCTGGCTCCCGTCGGTCGGACTCCTGTACGTCCTCGGCACCTTCGGGGTGGTATCGTTCGCCGCGGTCGGCGTCCCCGTCGTCTACTTCGGGGGATAACGCTCATCACGCCGCGGGTCCCCAGCAGGACCATATCGTGGAGGAGCAGGCATCCGAGATCGAACTCACCAAGCGCGGGGTGCTGCGGGCGGGACTCGGCATCGGCGCGGGGAGTGCGCTGTCCCGTCCCGTGGCCGCCCGACCGGAACCGTCCCCCGGTCCGGTGGCCGTCACGAACGACGCTCGACCCGGTAGTAGAAAATTCGAGTCGCCGGGGTCGCCCTCCAGGGCCGCCTATCGCGCGCTCGCGGCGGTCGAGCGCCAGGTTACCCAGCGCTCGGGGTCCTCCGATTTCGACCGCACGGTGAACGCGGTCGAGTACCTCGGTCTCGGGTCGAACGACGCGGTGAACGAGGCGCTCGAACGCGCCGACGCCGCCGGCGACCTCGACGGAGTTCGACTCCGGTTCCCCGCCGGCACCTACCGGGTCGCGGACGACGTCAACATCTCGCCCGCCGGACCGTTCGGTATCGTCGGTCCGCGGGCGGTCTTCCGGGTCGACCCCGGCGTTCGGTGTGAGCTGAACGTTCACACCGGCTCACGCGGGCTGTTCGAGGGGTTCACGATCGACCAGCGCGCCGACCGGGCCGCGGTCTCGCTGCTCCTCGAAACCGACGACCACATCGACGCCCGCGGGCTCACGTTTCGCGGCCCCGTCGAGGCGGTGGGCGACGACCAGCAAGCGCTGGTTCGTCCGGTCGCCACGAGCCGGGAGGCGAGCGTCCGGATCGAGAACCTCCGTGCGGTCGGCGGCACCAACGCGGGCTCACACGCCTGGGTCCGGCCCGAATCCCCGCCGCCGGGCCACGTCGCCGGCGGGGTACCGGGCGCGTTCGTCGGGGAATCGAACGTAGGCGTGGTCCAGTTCGTCGAACCGGTTCTCCACGGGTGGGAGAACGGTCTCTACGCCTCGCGGACGCCCGGCGCGGTTCAGGTCGTCGGCGGTACCTTCGTCAACAACAACAACACTGCGGTGCGGATCAGCGGCGCGGAGTCGTTCTGCGACGGGGCCACCGTCGTCCTCGACGCGGGTCGCTGGCCCGACGGACGCCCCGGACGGTTCACGATCGGCGAGATACAGGGCGTGAGCGGCGTCCGCTCGGAGACCGGTCCGCTGAACAAGGAGGGCGCACGGTTTCGGAACCTCGACGTTCGGGCCAGGCGGCTGGACCGGTGTCCCGGACTCGTCGTCTACGACGGCAGCGCCGCCACCGGCCGAATGCACAACTGTCGGCTGACGAACGACATCGACGGGACCCCGGCGGTCCGGATCGACGAACCCGGAACCGGGCCGCATCCGGCCTCGACGGGCCCGCAGGCGATACGGATGGACCGGATCGAGATACGCGGGAGCGCGACGGGTGGCCCGGCCGTCAGCGGCACCGACGCCCGGCCGAACACCGTGCTCGCGGATAGCTGTGTCCGACTTCCCGGTGCAGGGCCGGCGAGTATCGTCGGGGTGACCACCCGAAACGTCGGCTACGGCGCGGACTGTACCGCGAGCCAGGGTACCGACGGGCCGGTCGGGGCTCCACCGGGGACCCCCGAGGTTCGGGACCTGACGGTCCGGCCCCCCTCGCCCGACCCGGGCCTGTCGGGGCTCGGCCTCCTCGTCGCGGCGGGCGCGCTCGTCTCGTTCGGCACCGCGACCCTCGTCCCCGCGCTCCGCGACCGTTTGCGGAAGTGAAGCCGAGCGAGTCGGTCCGACCGGTATCGAGCGGGTGTCGCCCGTAGGATGAAGACACCGACGGCCGTCGTGCGGGTGTGAACCCCGATACCGTCGTCACCGACGCCGACGAACACATCCACTACACCTGGGACAACGGGCTCGACCCGGTCGCGACCGTCGCGGACGGCGCGGTCGTCGAGTTCGAGTGTCGCGACGCCGCCGACAACCAACTCGCGACCGACGCCACCGGCGCGGACGTCGCCGCGATGGAGTCGAAGGGCCACGCGCTCTCCGGCCCGGTCGAAATGGGGAATGCCGAGCCCGGCGACACCCTCGCGGTCGACCTCCTCGACTTCGAGCACCACGGCCACGGCGTTTCCTACTTTCCGCCCGGCGACAGCGGGGCCGGACTCCTCCCCGATGAGTTCCCCGAGCCGTTCTGTTACAACTGGGAACTCGACGACGGGGTCGCGTTCTTCGAGAACGGCATCGAGGTTCCGCTGGCACCGTTTCCGGGGAACCTCGGTCTCGCGCCGGCGGAGCCGGGGCCGCACTCGACGACACCCCCACGAAACGTCGGCGGGAACCTCGACGTCAAACACCTCACCGCCGGTAGTACACTGTTTCTCCCGGTCGAGGTTTCGGGCGGGCTGTTCTCGATCGGCGACTGCCACGCCGCCCAGGGCGACGGCGAGGTCTGTCTCACGGGTATCGAGGCCCCGATGGACGTCACCGCCCGTTTTCGGCTGGTCGAACGCGACCTCATCGCTCCCGAGTTCGAGACCGGAGGACCGTTCACGCCGTCCGGCCGGGACGAACCCGCTCACGCTACAGTCGGAGTCAGCGACGACCTCATGGACGCCTGCCGGCTCGCGACCTCGCGGATGCTCGACCACCTCGAAGCCGAGCGGGGTCTCACGCGTGAGGCGGCCTACGTCCTCGCTTCAGTCGCCGTCGACCTGAAGGTGAATCAGGTGGTCGACGCGCCGAACTGGACGGTCTCGGCTTACGTCGCGGACTCGCTGTTTCCGTAGCCGTCGCTCCAGGGCGGGCTCGATAAAAGTCGGGAGTCGGTTAGGGTTCGAGCAGGACCTTCGTGACGCCTTCCTCGCGGTCGTCGAAGCGCTCGTACATCTCGGGGGCCTCGTCGAGGCCCACGCGGTGCGAGACGAGGAAGCTCGGGTCGGCGCGGCCCTCGATGATGAGGTCGCGGAGCTGGCGGTTGTAGGACTTCACGTCACACTGGCCGGTACCGAGCTTCTGGCCCTTCTCGAACAGCAGCCCGAAGTCGATGCCGAGGCGACCCTGGGCGGCCATGTCGTCCGGTGCGCCGGGGTCCTCGGGAACGTAGAGCCCGACGATGCCGAGTTGGCCGGTCGGGCGAACGGTTCGAATGAGGTTGTTGAGGACGTTCGCGGGGCTCTCGCGCGCGGGGTCGTACGCACCATCGCCTTCCTTATCGGGGTCCACGGCCTGATAGCCCACCGCGTCGACGCCCTTGTCGACGCCGCTGCCGTGGATCTCCTTGATCTGCTCGACGGGGTCGCCCTCCTCGAAGTTGATCGGGGTGGCGTCGCAGTGGTCGCGCGCGAGGTCCAGTCGGCTGGGGACCCGGTCGACCACGTAGATCTCCGAAGCACCCTGGATCTTCGCGCTGTAGGCGGCCATCAGTCCGACGGGACCCGCACCGTAGACCACGACCGACTCGCCGGGTTGGAGGTCGGCGAGTCGCGTGGCGTGCCAGCCCGTCGGGAAGATGTCGGCGAGCAGCGCGAACGAGTCCTCGTTGCTCCCGCCCTCGGGGAGTTTGAGCGCGTTGAAGTCGGCGTACGGTACGCGAAGCTTCTCGGCCTGTCCACCCTTGTAGGGCCCCATCGCGACGTAGCCGTAGGCCCCGCCGGCGAAGCCAGGGTTGACGTTTGTACAGAAACCCGTCTTCCCGTTCTCGCAGTTCCGGCAGTGGCCACAGGCCACGTTGAACGGGAGGACGACACGGTCGCCCGCTTCGAGGGTGTCGACGCCCTCGCCGACCTCCTCGACGATCCCCATGTTCTCGTGGCCGAAGACGATCCCCGGCTCGGCGGCGGTTCGCCCCTCGTACATGTGGAGGTCCGACCCACAGATACACGACGTCGTGATGTCGATCACGATGTCGTTGGGGTGTTCGAGTTCCGGTTCGTCGACGTCCTCGACCGCGACGTCGTGTGCGCCCTGATAGACGACGGCTCTCATTGACATGTGTGGTGGCTCCACCCACTCTTCGACTCGTATCGTAATGTATTTTCCCCATGGTAAATCACCGTATCGAGGTCCGGACGAACGCCAATGCTTAGTTCTCCCCCGAACACCCACCTGCAATGGCCAGTCGAGACGACCCCAGCGACGACGAGCAGGTTCGCGACGCGATCGATCGCTCGCGGAGCGGCGTGCCGGCGGCGGGGGCCGTGGTGCGCGACCGGTTCTCGGCCGACGAGGTGTTCCAGCGGATCATCGCCGCCGCCGACGAGGAGGTCACCTCGGGTCGGCGCGAACTCTTCTTCAGCGGGCTCGCCGCGGGCTTCGCGATCACGATCACCTTCCTGCTCTACTCCTCGATGACGGCCACGACCGACCACGACCCGATCCTGAGCGCGCTGCTCTACCCGCTGGGGTTCATCTACATCATCATCGGTGGCTACCAGCTCTACACCGAGAACACCCTCCCTCCCGTCGCGCTCACCCTCGAACGCCTCGTGAGCCTCCCCAGGCTCCTCCGTCACTGGACGATCGTGCTCGCGGGGAACCTCACCGGCGGCGGGCTGGGCGCGGTGGCGCTGACCTGGGGCGGGGTGTTCTCGCCCGAGGCGACCCAGGCGGCGCTCGAACACGCCCAGCACGGCATCGACACGCCGGCCCCCGCGCTGTTCTCGAAGGCGGTCTTCGCGGGGCTGATCGTCGCGGGCGTCGTCTGGGTGGTCTACGCCTCGCGCGACACCATCTCCCGGCTCGTCGTGGTCTACCTCGCCTTCCTCGCGATCCCGCTCGGGGACCTGTTCCACGTCGTGGTCTCGTTCACCGAGATGCTCTATCTCGTCCTCGCGGGCAACCTCGAACTTGGCGTCGGGTTGACGGCGTTCGTGATCCCGGTGTTGCTCGGCAACACCGTCGGTGGGATCGTCCTGGTGACGGTGGTCAACTACTTCCAGACCTCCGCCGAGCGCCGCGACGCCGCCCGGTTCGAGGGCTCGCAACGACAGCTCTCGCTCCGCGAGTGGCTCCTGGGTGGACTCGCCGGCCGGTCGTACGTCTCGATGGTCGATACCAGCGGGACGGTCGCCGACGACGGGACCTACCGGGTGCTGGTGCCGATCGGCAACCCGCGAACGGAGGCCCCCGTGGTCGACCTCGCCTGCCGGCTCGCCAGCCGCCACGACGACGCGGTGGTTCACGCCGTCCACATCATCCAGACGCCCGACACCCCCGCGAGCTATCGGTTCGCGGACCGCGAGCGGATCGTCGCCGACTCCGCCGACCGGATGGAGCCGCTCGCGGAGCTCATCGAGTCCTACGAAGTCACGGCCAAGACTTCGACCATCGTCTCACGGCGGTCGTTCGAGGAGGTGTTCGACGCCGCCGGCCGTCTGTGTGCCGACCTCGTCGTGATGGGATGGGGTGCGGACCGGCCCTGGGCCGACGCCCGCACCGAGCGCCCGCTCGACGAACTCACTCACCAACACGGGACGGACTTCCTCGTGCTCAACGACCGCGGCACCGACGCCTCTCGCGTGCTGGTGCCGGTCGGCGACGGCCCCTCCCCCGAACTGAGCGCCGAGGTCGCGCGGGCCTACCGGTCGAGCAAGGGCTCCTCGGTCACGTTGCTCCGCGTCGTCGACACGCCGGCCGACCGCGAGGCGGGCGAGGCGTTCCTCGACGAGTGGGCGAGCGAGCACGACCTCGCGGACGCCGAGCGAGTGGTCGAGGCCGGCGACGTCGGGCCCGTGATCCGGCGGGTCGCTACGGACCACTCCCTGTTGGTGCTGGGAGCGACCGAAGCGGGCGTTCTCTCGCGGCTCGTCACGGACTCGCTCCGGTTCGACGTCGTCGAGGGGGTGTCGTGTTCGGTGGTGATCGCCGAACGCTCCACCGAACGGAGCCTCGTCGAGCGCCTCGTCGGTCGGCTGTAGCCCGCCCGTCCACGACCGCTCGATCGGAATACGGGTGTGGCGTCGGCGGATTCAGCCCTCGTACGCCGAGAGACAGTCTTCGTCGCAGAAGTGGGTGATGACCACAGCTCCGTCCGCGACCTCGGTCGTCACACGGTGGGTCGGCTGGTTGAGGATCGTCTCGCCGCAGGTCGCACACGTCGGCGCGGTTTCTTCGGTGTCCTCGGCCACGTCGGAGACTGGGTCGACCATGGGCTACCGAGGGAGCCGGCCCGCATAACTCCACCACTTCGGCTCGGAGTGGTCGTGAGGGGGCCGAGCGAACTCGGTCACGCATACCGCAAGCCCGGGGCTTACAACGGTACACGGCGAGGTGCTCTCATGTCGTTCGAGGCAACTATCACGTCGATCCATCGGATGACGCCCCGGGTGAAGCAGTTCGTCGTCGAGCGCGACGAGCCCTTCGAGTTCGAACCCGGCGAGCACACCAACGTCGAGTTCGAGCAAGAGGACCCCGACGAGGACGAGGACGCGGAGGTCTCGCGACCCTACACCGCGACCAACACGCCGGGCAACGACGCGATCACCCTCGCGATCAAACGCTACGACGACGGCACCGCCTCGGTCTACATGCACGACCGCGAACCCGGCGACACTATCACGCTCGCCGAGTTCCACGGCGAGCTCACCCTCCGGGACACCGACGAGGACGTCGTCTTCGTCTCCACGGGGACGGGCATCACCCCGATGATGGCGATGCTGAAGGAGTATCTGGAGGAGGGCACCGGCGAAGCCCACTTCCTCTACGGCGAGAAGAGCCAGGAGAACCTCATGTACCGCGAGACGCTCGACCAGCTCGCGAGCGAACACGGGAACCTCTCGCTCACCTTCTCGCTCTCCGAGGAGGACTGGGACGGACGCACCGGCCACGTCCAGGACCACGTCGAGGACGTGCTCGACGACCTCGACAGGCACTTCTACGTCTGCGGGGTGCCCCAGATGGTCGTCGACACGAAGGACCACCTCGACGACCTCGACGTCCCCGAGGATCGGGTCTTCTCCGAGGGCTGGGAGGACGGCGAGGTCGAGGACTGAGAGCGCTCGAACGCAGGTCTATCGGTCCCGGTCCACCGTCTCGTTGGGCATCGTCCGCGCCCCCGTCGAGAGCACGACGCCCGGATGGAGCGCCGTGTGGATGCCGGTCTTCGCGCCGTCGCCGACCACGACGCCGTACTTCCTTCGTCCCGTCGAGACCCGCTCGCCCTTCACCGTCTGTTTGACAGGTTTATCGTCGTGACGGAGGTTCGCGACCGTCGTCCCCGCCCCGAGGTTGACCTCGCGGCCGAGCAGGCTGTCGCCGACGTACGAGAGGTGGGGGACGTGGGTCTCGGCCATCACGACCGAGTTCTTGATCTCGACGGAGTGGCCGACTCGAACCCGTTCGCCGAGCAGCGTCGCGCCCCGAACGTAGGCGTTCGGGCCGACGTGGGCCCCCGACCGGATCATGGCTGGACCCTCGACCACCACGCCGGGTTCGATCGCCGCGCCCTCCTCGACCACGACCGGCCCGCGTAGCTCCGCGCGTTCGCTGACGTCACCCTCGACGCGTCGTTCGAGGTCGGCGAGCTTCCACTCGTTGGCCGTCAGGAGTTCCCACGGCCTGCCGACGCCCATCCAGCGGT
This sequence is a window from Halococcus hamelinensis 100A6. Protein-coding genes within it:
- a CDS encoding acetamidase/formamidase family protein; translation: MNPDTVVTDADEHIHYTWDNGLDPVATVADGAVVEFECRDAADNQLATDATGADVAAMESKGHALSGPVEMGNAEPGDTLAVDLLDFEHHGHGVSYFPPGDSGAGLLPDEFPEPFCYNWELDDGVAFFENGIEVPLAPFPGNLGLAPAEPGPHSTTPPRNVGGNLDVKHLTAGSTLFLPVEVSGGLFSIGDCHAAQGDGEVCLTGIEAPMDVTARFRLVERDLIAPEFETGGPFTPSGRDEPAHATVGVSDDLMDACRLATSRMLDHLEAERGLTREAAYVLASVAVDLKVNQVVDAPNWTVSAYVADSLFP
- a CDS encoding glutathione-independent formaldehyde dehydrogenase — translated: MRAVVYQGAHDVAVEDVDEPELEHPNDIVIDITTSCICGSDLHMYEGRTAAEPGIVFGHENMGIVEEVGEGVDTLEAGDRVVLPFNVACGHCRNCENGKTGFCTNVNPGFAGGAYGYVAMGPYKGGQAEKLRVPYADFNALKLPEGGSNEDSFALLADIFPTGWHATRLADLQPGESVVVYGAGPVGLMAAYSAKIQGASEIYVVDRVPSRLDLARDHCDATPINFEEGDPVEQIKEIHGSGVDKGVDAVGYQAVDPDKEGDGAYDPARESPANVLNNLIRTVRPTGQLGIVGLYVPEDPGAPDDMAAQGRLGIDFGLLFEKGQKLGTGQCDVKSYNRQLRDLIIEGRADPSFLVSHRVGLDEAPEMYERFDDREEGVTKVLLEP
- a CDS encoding formate/nitrite transporter family protein: MASRDDPSDDEQVRDAIDRSRSGVPAAGAVVRDRFSADEVFQRIIAAADEEVTSGRRELFFSGLAAGFAITITFLLYSSMTATTDHDPILSALLYPLGFIYIIIGGYQLYTENTLPPVALTLERLVSLPRLLRHWTIVLAGNLTGGGLGAVALTWGGVFSPEATQAALEHAQHGIDTPAPALFSKAVFAGLIVAGVVWVVYASRDTISRLVVVYLAFLAIPLGDLFHVVVSFTEMLYLVLAGNLELGVGLTAFVIPVLLGNTVGGIVLVTVVNYFQTSAERRDAARFEGSQRQLSLREWLLGGLAGRSYVSMVDTSGTVADDGTYRVLVPIGNPRTEAPVVDLACRLASRHDDAVVHAVHIIQTPDTPASYRFADRERIVADSADRMEPLAELIESYEVTAKTSTIVSRRSFEEVFDAAGRLCADLVVMGWGADRPWADARTERPLDELTHQHGTDFLVLNDRGTDASRVLVPVGDGPSPELSAEVARAYRSSKGSSVTLLRVVDTPADREAGEAFLDEWASEHDLADAERVVEAGDVGPVIRRVATDHSLLVLGATEAGVLSRLVTDSLRFDVVEGVSCSVVIAERSTERSLVERLVGRL
- a CDS encoding DUF7576 family protein, yielding MVDPVSDVAEDTEETAPTCATCGETILNQPTHRVTTEVADGAVVITHFCDEDCLSAYEG
- a CDS encoding ferredoxin--NADP reductase, encoding MSFEATITSIHRMTPRVKQFVVERDEPFEFEPGEHTNVEFEQEDPDEDEDAEVSRPYTATNTPGNDAITLAIKRYDDGTASVYMHDREPGDTITLAEFHGELTLRDTDEDVVFVSTGTGITPMMAMLKEYLEEGTGEAHFLYGEKSQENLMYRETLDQLASEHGNLSLTFSLSEEDWDGRTGHVQDHVEDVLDDLDRHFYVCGVPQMVVDTKDHLDDLDVPEDRVFSEGWEDGEVED